A single genomic interval of Rosistilla ulvae harbors:
- a CDS encoding ATP-dependent Clp protease ATP-binding subunit, giving the protein MYERFTDRARKVMQLANQEAQRFNHEYIGTEHILLGLVKEGSGVAANVLKNLEVDLRKIRLEVEKLVQSGPEMVTMGKLPQTPRAKKVIEYSMEEARNLNHNYVGTEHILLGLLREQEGVAAQVLMNLGLKLEDVREEVLNLLGHGLEGAEVGDRGGREGGGEGASSGKGSKSKTPALDSFGRDLTELAKKGELDPVIGREREIERSIQVLCRRTKNNPVLLGEAGVGKTAIVEGFAQRVIEGEVPEILADKRIVVLDLAMMVAGTKYRGQFEERIKAVMNEVRRAKNTILFIDELHTLVGAGGAEGAIDAANVLKPALARGEIQCIGATTLDEYRKYIEKDSALARRFQEIIVEPTGKKETIEILKGLRERYEEHHRVQITDDAVVAAVEMSERYITARCLPDKAIDVIDEAGARVRLRTMTRPPDLKEIDEEVDALNKSKEDAVANQDFEKAASLRDQAEKLRKKKEQITVEWREKSQQTDGVVDEEVIAEVVSKMTGIPLTRLSTEDSLRLMKMEDELHKRVVSQDAAVSAIAKAVRRSRSGLKDPKRPTGCFVFAGPTGVGKTLLAKSLAEFMFGDSDALIHIDMSEYMEKHNVSRLIGAPPGYVGYEEGGQLTEKIRRRPYAVVLLDEIEKAHPDVFNMLLQVMEEGRLTDSFGRHVDFRNCILIMTTNAGADAIKNESAFGFQKPDDDASYDSMKARVMDQIERVFRPEFLNRLDDTIIFRHLTEEDLKRVIDFEMSKVRERLQDRGFDLVLSDDSKEFLIKMGANLDYGARPLRRALEQRIEDPLSEELLQGAFEGSDTIVVDAVKDDEGKTLRLKFHGEKRREDIAPEEPVGAAAGTDADKPESTEE; this is encoded by the coding sequence ATGTACGAAAGATTTACTGACCGCGCCCGCAAAGTGATGCAACTGGCCAACCAAGAGGCCCAGCGATTCAATCACGAATACATCGGTACCGAACACATCCTGTTAGGCCTCGTGAAAGAGGGAAGCGGCGTTGCGGCCAATGTGCTGAAAAACCTGGAAGTCGATCTCCGCAAGATCCGCTTAGAGGTTGAAAAGCTTGTCCAAAGCGGCCCTGAAATGGTCACGATGGGCAAACTGCCTCAGACGCCTCGCGCCAAGAAGGTCATCGAGTACTCGATGGAAGAGGCTCGCAACCTGAACCACAACTACGTCGGCACCGAGCACATCCTGCTGGGACTGTTGCGTGAGCAAGAAGGCGTTGCCGCTCAGGTCCTTATGAATTTGGGACTGAAGCTGGAAGATGTCCGCGAAGAAGTCCTGAACCTACTGGGTCACGGACTCGAAGGTGCCGAAGTCGGCGACCGCGGCGGACGCGAAGGTGGCGGCGAAGGTGCCTCGTCCGGCAAAGGAAGCAAATCGAAGACCCCTGCTCTGGACAGCTTCGGCCGCGACCTGACCGAATTGGCTAAGAAGGGCGAACTGGATCCAGTGATCGGCCGCGAACGCGAGATCGAACGCTCGATTCAAGTCTTGTGTCGCCGCACAAAAAACAACCCCGTGCTGTTGGGTGAAGCGGGCGTCGGCAAGACCGCCATCGTCGAAGGCTTTGCACAGCGCGTGATCGAAGGTGAAGTGCCCGAGATCTTGGCTGATAAGCGGATCGTCGTCTTGGATCTGGCGATGATGGTCGCGGGAACGAAATACCGCGGTCAATTCGAAGAACGCATCAAAGCGGTCATGAACGAAGTGCGTCGTGCCAAGAACACGATCCTGTTCATCGACGAATTGCACACGCTCGTTGGTGCCGGTGGTGCCGAGGGCGCGATCGACGCGGCTAACGTGCTGAAGCCAGCATTGGCTCGTGGCGAGATCCAGTGCATTGGAGCGACGACGCTCGACGAGTACCGCAAGTACATTGAAAAGGACAGCGCTCTGGCGCGTCGTTTCCAGGAAATCATCGTCGAACCGACGGGCAAAAAGGAAACGATCGAGATCCTCAAGGGACTCCGCGAACGCTACGAAGAGCACCATCGCGTACAGATCACCGACGATGCGGTTGTCGCCGCTGTCGAGATGAGCGAACGCTACATCACCGCTCGCTGCCTGCCCGACAAGGCGATCGATGTGATCGACGAAGCGGGTGCTCGGGTGCGATTGCGCACGATGACTCGTCCACCAGACCTGAAAGAGATCGACGAAGAAGTCGATGCTCTGAACAAGAGCAAGGAAGACGCCGTCGCCAACCAAGACTTCGAGAAGGCCGCTTCGCTGCGAGACCAAGCTGAAAAGCTTCGCAAGAAGAAGGAACAGATCACCGTCGAATGGCGAGAGAAGAGCCAGCAGACCGACGGTGTTGTCGACGAAGAAGTAATCGCCGAAGTGGTCAGCAAAATGACCGGCATTCCATTGACCCGACTGTCGACCGAAGACAGCCTGCGGTTGATGAAAATGGAAGACGAACTGCACAAGCGAGTCGTCAGCCAAGATGCCGCTGTCAGCGCGATCGCCAAAGCGGTTCGCCGCAGCCGCAGTGGCCTGAAGGACCCCAAGCGACCTACCGGTTGCTTCGTGTTCGCTGGACCAACGGGTGTCGGTAAAACGTTGCTGGCCAAATCGTTGGCGGAATTCATGTTCGGCGATTCGGATGCGTTGATCCATATCGACATGAGCGAATACATGGAGAAGCACAACGTCAGCCGTCTGATCGGTGCCCCTCCCGGATACGTTGGTTACGAAGAAGGCGGTCAACTTACCGAGAAGATTCGTCGCCGTCCGTATGCCGTCGTCCTGTTGGACGAAATCGAAAAGGCTCACCCCGACGTCTTCAACATGTTGTTGCAGGTAATGGAAGAAGGCCGATTGACCGATTCGTTCGGTCGCCACGTCGATTTCCGAAACTGCATCTTGATCATGACGACCAATGCGGGTGCCGACGCGATCAAAAACGAATCGGCCTTCGGTTTCCAAAAGCCGGACGACGACGCGTCGTACGACAGCATGAAAGCTCGCGTGATGGATCAGATCGAACGCGTCTTCCGCCCCGAGTTCTTGAACCGGTTGGACGACACGATCATCTTCCGCCACCTGACCGAAGAAGACCTGAAACGCGTCATCGACTTCGAAATGTCGAAGGTTCGCGAACGACTGCAGGACCGTGGCTTCGACCTGGTCCTCAGCGACGATTCGAAGGAATTCTTGATCAAGATGGGTGCCAACCTCGATTACGGTGCTCGCCCACTGCGTCGTGCACTGGAGCAACGCATCGAAGATCCGTTGAGCGAAGAACTGCTGCAAGGTGCCTTCGAAGGCTCCGACACAATCGTTGTCGACGCCGTCAAAGACGACGAAGGCAAGACGCTGCGGTTGAAGTTCCACGGTGAAAAACGCCGCGAAGACATCGCCCCCGAAGAACCAGTGGGCGCTGCAGCGGGAACCGACGCCGACAAACCCGAGAGCACCGAAGAGTAA